One part of the Pecten maximus chromosome 9, xPecMax1.1, whole genome shotgun sequence genome encodes these proteins:
- the LOC117334015 gene encoding CUB and sushi domain-containing protein 3-like, with the protein MWSGSTPQRLCLGKSMVSGSTPHRLCLGKSMVRGSTPQRLCLGKSMVSGSTPQRLCLGKSMVSGSTPQRLCLGKSMVSGSTPQILCLGKSMWSESTPQRLCLGKSMWSGSTPQRLRLGNSMWSGSTPQILCLGNSMWSESTPQRLCLGKSMVRGSTPQTLRLGKSMWSGSTSQRLCLGKSMVRGSTPQRLCLGKSMVSGSTPQRLCLGKSMWSGSTSQRLCLGKSMWSGSTPQTLRVGKSMWSGSTPQTLRVGKSMVRGSTPQTLRVGKSMWSGSTPQILCLGKSMVSGSTPQRLCLGKSMVSGSTTQRLCPGKSMVSGSTTQRLCPGKSMVRGSTTHRLCLGKSMWSGSTPHILCLDKSMWSGSTPQRLCLGKSMGSGSTPQRLCLDKSMVSGSTPQRLCLGKSMWSGSTPQRLCLDKSMWSGSTPQRLRLGKSMWSGSTPQRLRLGKSMWSESTPQRLCLGKSMVSGSTPQRLCPGKSMVSESTPQRLCLGKSMVSGFTSQRLCLGKSMGSGSTPQTLRVGESMGSVDLEKKESASVNFREKDPIKKKKKKSTSSM; encoded by the coding sequence ATGTGGAGCGGATCTACCCCACAAAGACTTTGTCTGGGTAAATCTATGGTGAGTGGATCTACCCCACACAGACTTTGTCTGGGTAAATCTATGGTGAGAGGATCTACCCCACAAAGACTTTGTCTGGGTAAATCTATGGTGAGTGGATCTACCCCACAAAGACTTTGTCTTGGTAAATCTATGGTGAGTGGATCTACCCCACAAAGACTTTGTCTGGGTAAATCTATGGTGAGTGGATCTACCCCACAAATACTTTGTCTGGGTAAATCTATGTGGAGCGAATCTACCCCACAAAGACTTTGTCTGGGTAAATCTATGTGGAGCGGGTCTACCCCACAAAGACTTCGTCTGGGTAATTCTATGTGGAGCGGATCTACCCCACAAATACTTTGTCTGGGTAATTCTATGTGGAGCGAATCTACCCCACAAAGACTTTGTCTGGGTAAATCTATGGTGAGAGGATCTACCCCACAAACACTTCGTCTGGGTAAATCTATGTGGAGCGGATCTACCTCACAAAGACTTTGTCTGGGTAAATCTATGGTGAGAGGATCTACCCCACAAAGACTTTGTCTGGGTAAATCTATGGTGAGTGGATCTACCCCACAAAGACTTTGTCTGGGTAAATCTATGTGGAGCGGATCTACCTCACAAAGACTTTGTCTGGGTAAATCTATGTGGAGCGGATCTACCCCACAAACACTTCGTGTGGGTAAATCTATGTGGAGTGGATCTACCCCACAAACACTTCGTGTGGGTAAATCTATGGTGAGAGGATCTACCCCACAAACACTTCGTGTGGGTAAATCTATGTGGAGTGGATCTACCCCACAAATACTTTGTCTGGGTAAATCTATGGTGAGTGGATCTACCCCACAAAGACTTTGTCTGGGTAAATCTATGGTGAGTGGATCTACCACACAAAGACTTTGTCCGGGTAAATCTATGGTGAGTGGATCTACCACACAAAGACTTTGTCCGGGTAAATCTATGGTGAGAGGATCTACCACACACAGACTTTGTCTGGGTAAATCTATGTGGAGCGGATCTACCCCACACATACTTTGTCTGGATAAATCTATGTGGAGCGGATCTACCCCACAAAGACTTTGTCTGGGTAAATCTATGGGGAGCGGATCTACCCCACAAAGACTTTGTCTTGATAAATCTATGGTGAGTGGATCTACCCCACAAAGACTTTGTCTGGGTAAATCTATGTGGAGCGGATCTACCCCACAAAGACTTTGTCTTGATAAATCTATGTGGAGCGGCTCTACCCCACAAAGACTTCGTCTGGGTAAATCTATGTGGAGCGGGTCTACCCCACAAAGACTTCGTCTGGGTAAATCTATGTGGAGCGAATCTACCCCACAAAGACTTTGTCTGGGTAAATCTATGGTGAGTGGATCTACCCCACAAAGACTTTGTCCGGGTAAATCTATGGTGAGCGAATCTACCCCACAAAGACTTTGTCTGGGTAAATCTATGGTGAGCGGATTTACTTCACAAAGACTTTGTCTGGGTAAATCTATGGGGAGCGGATCTACCCCACAAACACTTCGTGTGGGTGAATCTATGGGAAGTGTAGATTTAGAAAAGAAAGAGTCTGCTTCAGTAAATTTTCGAGAAAAGGatccaattaaaaaaaaaaaaaaaaaatcaacatcgAGTATGTGA
- the LOC117335167 gene encoding zinc finger protein 699-like, whose product MERRDGVESVSMINAISDGFNVLAEDEGRGFRGDGQNILHQGSVQLPPEYQNTWKDTSQISYNHTSNGGMQYGMHAWNNGYEKKDITSQMFRMDNGSSVSQNDIPQAVLNIKEEDLAVHDFTKMKDYNETPAKDPPQYQQWPRQFDNNYNLMNHTNGNSMKPSLPDSHSTASSTFPAQESINSSPEQKPVGSYTAPYVQIKQENSSNLNNVHCNQNGDQKGQPWPGNGVDTKLNVSSGDSYTMQREIYLRDSYSVIPQTCASPVALKREPCDLSGKNDCYQPSVAKYPRTDVTSSTLVENGETSPPPGSQKMISLQPVKLEPTLLSIPGDHNMNMNQHYPGHVPYKYNDKPGNYNGTRVDGSYGQGMEEPERNCLGKSVSASLMSLHDFAYAWNPGNEPYTAMVGYRATINHPSLSVELSNTAATNTYSDNTQITPNMVSKNCDTTMNYSKHRGNGLDESLCSNENYATLCNLDQSTSSSFQSNDGFDSSSYSVGNSVQNDADMDDSFGKPFRNVESEYNQDENGEEDNCQKLMCRCGICGDTFDTSISLRAHVRMHTESIALQCEICNKKFKNKVELRTHCENHDEEKVLACDVCDKTFEKKRCLKSHMRTHSGEKKKLHKCEVCGRQYGTLQGYLVHKDSHGIDTPHECSTCGKIFGHEDLLSFHMKTHTDIFTFMCHVCDKKFGNNRELQKHLSKHTGLLPFQCSTCNDSFCDDYTLQMHISEHTGESFHICEVCGKSYKDILAMKEHQKSHSEEKPFICEICCKGFKSKTNLHEHYRIHSGEKPFECHVCGKRFRQSSILRNHVRIHTGETPWECNECGKKFSFKGNYTRHLWSHTEEKERTCRVCGKIFTDMIGLKQHLERHTRQSNQKPKSFKCNICDNEFDRSRTLQMHMKVHTGDCPFTCDICEKTFVSKIDLNKHVKLHDDEKSFRCDVCDKSYVDNGRLRRHMKIHMGLKPFKCDVCSSTFTEKYHLTKHQKTHQKDTEDK is encoded by the coding sequence ATGGAAAGAAGAGATGGTGTTGAGTCAGTCAGCATGATCAACGCAATTAGTGACGGGTTCAACGTGCTCGCAGAGGATGAAGGGCGGGGCTTCCGAGGTGATGGACAGAACATCCTACATCAGGGGTCAGTCCAATTGCCCCCGGAGTACCAGAACACATGGAAGGACACTTCACAGATAAGCTATAATCACACCTCAAATGGAGGAATGCAATATGGCATGCATGCATGGAACAACGGATACGAGAAGAAAGATATAACCTCGCAAATGTTCAGAATGGACAATGGCAGTTCAGTATCTCAAAATGATATTCCACAAGCAGTGCTTAATATAAAGGAGGAGGATCTAGCTGTTCATGATTTCACTAAAATGAAGGATTATAATGAAACACCAGCAAAAGATCCACCTCAATATCAACAATGGCCAAGACAGTTTGacaataattataatttaatgAATCATACCAATGGTAACTCAATGAAACCTTCTCTCCCCGATAGTCATTCCACAGCCAGTAGTACCTTTCCTGCACAGGAATCCATCAACTCGTCTCCCGAACAAAAACCTGTAGGATCATATACTGCTCCCTATGTACAGATTAAACAAGAAAATTCCAGCAACCtcaataatgtacattgtaaccAAAATGGTGATCAGAAAGGACAACCCTGGCCAGGAAACGGAGTTGATACAAAACTTAATGTGTCATCTGGAGATTCTTACACTATGCAACGAGAAATTTATCTCAGGGATAGCTATTCTGTGATACCACAAACATGTGCCTCCCCTGTAGCACTGAAGAGGGAACCATGTGACTTGAGTGGTAAAAATGACTGTTACCAACCTTCAGTGGCTAAGTATCCCCGTACGGATGTTACATCATCAACTTTGGTTGAAAATGGAGAAACCTCGCCGCCACCAGGGTCTCAAAAAATGATTTCCCTTCAGCCTGTCAAACTAGAGCCAACCCTCCTTAGCATTCCTGGAGATCACAATATGAACATGAACCAACATTATCCTGGCCATGTTCCTTACAAGTATAATGACAAGCCAGGAAATTACAATGGAACACGTGTAGATGGATCTTACGGACAGGGAATGGAAGAACCAGAAAGAAACTGTCTTGGGAAGTCAGTATCTGCATCTCTGATGTCCCTGCATGATTTTGCCTATGCCTGGAACCCAGGAAATGAACCATACACAGCTATGGTAGGTTACAGGGCCACCATTAACCACCCCAGTCTTTCTGTAGAGCTCAGTAACACTGCAGCTACCAACACCTATAGTGATAATACTCAGATAACGCCAAACATGGTCAGTAAGAACTGTGATACTACAATGAATTACTCGAAACACAGAGGAAATGGTCTGGATGAATCCCTATGTAGTAATGAAAATTATGCAACCTTGTGCAATTTAGATCAAAGCACAAGCAGTTCTTTCCAAAGTAACGATGGATTTGATTCGAGTAGCTACAGCGTAGGAAACTCCGTTCAGAATGACGCAGACATGGATGACAGTTTTGGCAAACCATTTAGGAACGTGGAGTCGGAATACAATCAGGATGAAAATGGAGAAGAAGATAACTGCCAGAAGCTTATGTGTCGTTGCGGAATATGCGGAGACACATTTGACACGAGCATCAGCCTCAGAGCTCATGTCCGTATGCACACAGAAAGTATAGCACTCCAATGTGAAATTTGCAATAAGAAATTCAAAAACAAAGTTGAACTCAGAACACATTGTGAAAATCATGATGAGGAAAAGGTTTTGGCCTGTGATGTCTGCGACAAAACCTTCGAAAAGAAAAGATGCCTAAAGTCTCACATGCGTACACATTCAGGTGAGAAGAAGAAACTGCACAAATGCGAGGTTTGCGGCCGCCAGTACGGCACACTTCAGGGTTACCTTGTTCACAAGGACTCGCATGGCATTGACACACCTCACGAATGCTCAACATGCGGAAAGATATTTGGACATGAAGATCTTCTGTCATTCCATATGAAAACTCACACAGACATTTTCACATTCATGTGTCACGTCTGTGACAAGAAGTTTGGAAACAACCGTGAACTACAGAAACATCTTAGCAAACACACTGGTCTACTGCCCTTCCAGTGTAGTACATGTAATGATTCATTCTGCGATGATTATACCCTTCAAATGCACATTTCCGAACACACTGGAGAAAGTTTCCACATCTGTGAAGTTTGTGGGAAATCGTACAAAGATATATTAGCCATGAAGGAGCATCAGAAAAGTCACTCAGAGGAAAAACCATTTATCTGCGAGATTTGCTGTAAGGGGTTCAAATCAAAGACAAATTTACATGAACATTATCGAATTCATTCGGGGGAGAAGCCCTTTGAATGTCATGTCTGTGGGAAGCGGTTTCGTCAGAGCTCCATCCTGAGAAACCATGTTCGAATTCACACCGGGGAGACGCCCTGGGAGTGTAACGAGTGTGGAAAGAAGTTCAGCTTTAAGGGTAATTACACTCGTCACCTTTGGTCTCACACAGAGGAAAAGGAACGTACATGTCGCGTCTGTGGAAAGATATTCACTGACATGATAGGATTGAAGCAACATCTGGAACGGCACACCCGTCAATCAAACCAGAAGCCAAAGTCCTTCAAGTGTAATATCTGCGACAATGAATTTGACCGAAGTCGTACCCTGCAGATGCACATGAAAGTGCATACAGGGGACTGTCCATTCACCTGTGACATCTGTGAGAAGACCTTCGTCTCCAAGATTGATCTCAACAAGCATGTCAAACTGCATGATGACGAAAAGAGTTTTCGCTGTGATGTATGTGACAAGTCATATGTGGACAACGGCAGACTGCGACGTCATATGAAGATTCACATGGGCCTAAAACCATTCAAGTGTGACGTCTGCTCTTCGACCTTCACGGAGAAGTATCACCTGACAAAGCACCAGAAGACTCACCAGAAGGACACAGAGGACAAATGA